The stretch of DNA TGAAAAAGAATCGAGATCTCTAAGTCGAAGTGAAATGCTGGAAAAGGGAACGGAGAAAGAGAGCGAAAGTGTTAAGAAGGAGGTTTCTCCGTCAGGTTCCTCGGCTCAAAGAAGCAGCGATAGTACAGGTGCTGCCGGGTCAACACTTGATGAACATAGCGAAGTTTCCCATACCTCCACTGAACAGAAAACGGAAACGGAACACAGACTGTCAACCCAGGTAAGCAAATCGAGCACGGAATCCAGGAAGGGGTCGACCCAGCTGAGCCGAGCGAGCACGGATTCCAGGCACTCGACCCAGGTGAGTAGATCAGGCGTTTTTAGTGAGAGCTCAGCTGACCAGAATCACAAAAAATCGCATGACGAGCTGACCTACATAGGGGAAACATCTCATAGCTTCGAACCTGAGGACGCAGTAGGCTTAAGCCGGGATTCAGGTGATACAGACGAGAAAGATGATGACGGCTGGATTAAATGGTACGTCCATAAATACGCGTTACACGCCGAGAGGAAAACTgaggaaagagagaagaaaagggaaATAGCCAAGAAAGAGAGGGAAGAAAAAGAACgggaaagaattaagaaaattgaaAATGAGAACAAAGTGAAGAAGTGGCTACAGCAGAAAAGGGCAGAGGAACAAAAGAAGTGCAGAGAGAAAAATCGCGAACGGGAGAAAAGGGAGAGAGAACTAGAAGAGGAGCAAAAGAGAAAAGAGAGGGGATTAGAAAGGGCGAAGGAAGCCTACGAAGAGTGGCAGCAAcaaaaaaaggaagaggaggaggaggagaaaagaagGTAACTGTCAACTCATGTAATGTCCCATTACCAGATACTTGTGATTTATCATAATTTTCACTTGGTTATAAATATAAGTTTTACTTATTTCTCAATCCATGTACTGATAAGGTCATGATATAATTCATTCTTTAACTTTTAGCCATAAAATGATTTGTTTTTGATAATCAATAGATAACTTCATATTTACTGAATAtgactatttttataatttttttttttgtttgttaaaccTGAAAGCAAAGTCTTAGTGACATTACTTCCAGGTGTTACATGGGCAATTAATTAAGCAATTATGACATTATTTGTTATGAATAATACTAGAATTACGCAAAACTAATTGTACTTTTGACGCACATACGTAATTTTGGCCAAGATAAATGCAATATTCAGATCCGTGACAATAAAATTATTTACTATACGTATACGTATTTGGACTCATTATATAGTCATCGAgtaaatacagtatttttatatgGTTTAATTGTATATAATCTACGGACAAATAACGCCGTATTTGCCTTACTGTTCCTGTCTAGATATTCACCAACTTTATCGTTCGGTTTGGTAAGATTCTTTATCATTTACGATTTCCACCGAAATTCTTCGAAAGAAAAACAAGGAGAAATTCTTaggatttcttttatatatatatatatatatatatatatatatatcaataaaaaattacttttaagtcTTTACCCTTTTGAAATATTGATATCATCACACAATATAAATTGAATATAAGCAAActaaagaaattatgaaatatgacaatttttcgttgcaaatgtgaaaataaaatgaaaggcacagaaaagtaagatttacttttgTGTACTAACTCATTCTTATAACTTCTAGTATTTTGTTCCCACAATAAGATtaggcaaaataataataaaaaaaaaaaaaactagaaaagacaATGAGAATGCTGATCTCCACccagcagcttatttatcgaccttttgctcaaccttgatcttgacctttgacctaggattttcaaaattgaatcacttccgcgtcaaaatatatagattaatctctgaaagtttcactactctatgagtaaagttgttcacaaacagacaaactggggcgaaaacataaactccttccaacttcgtttggcgaaggtaataataaaatcaaaaggggattataaaaataaaaaaagaaacttgaaaTTAACAATACTGTGGTGCTGATAGTTGATAAAATGACAAGGTTTTGTCGATTTAATAGTAAAGTGACAATGAATTACAGTAAAGAATGGGATAATTGCAGCTCAAGTGAAGGGGAGTTGGAATGAGCTTTAAGCACGTACTGAGGCAGAATCGTGTTTGTGACTTTGTGTATACTCAATTTGTCAGGATGGATGTGAGAGCGAGAATCTGTGTTTATTGATTAGGGAGAGAGACAATGGAAGAGAAAACTcactaataatgaaaatgattgagTAATCATTGGgtggtttgtatatgtgtatatactgtatacacacacacacacatatatatatatatatatatgtatatgtatgtatgtatatatatatatatatgtatatgtatatatatatatatatatatatagtgtgtgtgtgaatgcgtctGTGCACACCAGAGATGAAAAagagtgtgtggagagagagagagagagagagagagagagagagagaaatgtcaatcATCATGCATTTTACTAATTCCAATTATGTGAATACATCTGAAATCAACAGCTAAGAAAACGATCGTGGAGTCACAACAGCGACACGAATAACCAACCAACACGCCACTCAACAAAATGCAAAGCCAATTGGTTAAACGTATACACCAAGCATTCATATGTCACAGCTTTGGGGGAGAGCGATGAACGAGTCTCTGGGGGAGCGGGAGGGGAAGCAAGCAAGCTGTTAAATTAATGGTGTATTGCTCCCACAGGAAAAGAAGTTGATAATGACGTTCAAGATCGCTGGTTCGAATGGGTTTTGAAAAACatttgtgcattatatatatatatatatatatatatatatgtatatatacagtatttatatgtatatattatattgcgTATGTGTGAGAAATACAATTAATAAACTGGAATTAGCGATGATGCCAAATTTTCTAATCTATACCtagctaatgataacaataaaaaagcgATACTCAAACCAAGTAAAATGACGGTAGGACATTGTAAGACCATTCAATACTGCCTCTATGCCCGGGCTAAGATACCTTTATTACGCATGTTTATTAAAAATTACAAAGATGAAATAGACCGAGTTATGACAAGGCGACGAATCGTCTAATAGCAGAGGTTATCATTTGAAAACAATACATTGGTCCGAAGACCAGAAAAAACTAAAGGTATGGTGTTATTTTTAACGCCTCAAGtttgtataataaaaatgttaatggaaGTCGCATCAAAATAAAGTCACTCCCTACAAGTGGGGATGTATCAGAATGAGTATCCAAAGCCCGGAGAGTAAGAGCAAGGACATAGGTTGAAAGAAAATAACGCATATACTCTATAATTTCAATGATGTATGTGCATTGTGTAAGCAAGTAAGAAAACACAACAAAGTTGATCAACACTGCTATTTACAAAACGTAATCGACAGGTAACTTATAACCAGTTTAGTTTAACATCATTTTCACCATTTTAAGTCCAAATTGTTACAAGTTTCATCCCTCATCTTTAACTGGTTCTTTGACTGACATGTCAGAGTGGTTAAATTGATGAGATTCATACCATACGTTCGACATACACACCTAAAAATACTTTATGAAAAAAGAAGGGAAATAGTGATCACATTCTCtaatcaatataaaaaacaaagccaaTTTACAATACTTCAAGCAGGGTGAATTTGGTAGTTGTTACATTGTACTTGAAACGAGCGAGAAAGTCGTGTCTGTGAATGTTATGGAGAAATAACGGGGAAGCCAGCCAAGTGCGTGTGAGAAAGGGGAAAACATTTCAGGACATTGTAAACACACATTTTGCAAGGTAACTAAAGGTCCAATTCTCATAAATATGAGTTATTGTACTATTTATGttggttattgagagagagagaggagagagagagagagagagagagagagagagagagagagagagagagagagggtgtgtgtgtgttataaggattttggatgtctctaagtCTTTTTAgtgcatccgcggagactccatttgctctttggtagagcgagtttaagcatttggagtgtTCTTATGATTTATTCtgtcttattcttgaactcgtttaccgtgtcactgattactacatccgctggtagtctattcaaagtatttgctattttttatgtaaagaaattgccacattgagtggtgttgcatcttttcaatttcagtttgtatctgctatctctggactgatttgtgctaagcaagagagagagagagagagagagagagagagagagagagagagagagagagagagagagagagagaaatccaatcgTGTGATAGACCAGGGACATTAATTGTAATCAATATTCTATTTCGTCTGGAATCATATGTATCGTTCTCTATTGAGGCtcttttctgtttcctttttatttttattttctttcaaaggtttaattaacaatataacattaattttgataaaaatcgtAAATCATCTTTTCATAAATTACCCAAAACAATTAAAATTACATCCATAAGTTCCCCTGCAACACGAATAGgtgaatttaatgaatattttgtatCTTACAGCGGCTTCACTCGAGCACGTTTTCTGCTATCGCTCGGCATCTTGCCACGCAGTCTTGCGTAAAGGAAGCGATATTATCATAATGATATGAGATTGAAGTCAATACTAGAGGTGGGATTCCTTATTGTCACCCAAACTCTATGCCAAGTAGCCAATATTGGCGGTGGAATTGAAGCCAGATATTCTTTAGATTGTAAGTAAATACCATTACGAATATATACGCCTACAATTGTTTCAGTAATGTTGGCCGCATTCTGTAAAAAAAATTGACaggtttacgggctgccaacgcaagagcccgtgtcttacacaaggtaaggcaatctacacacgcacacacacacacagagacaggaTGGCTCTATAATTGCTCGTGTTAAATTTTCAAGAAATTGAATGACGCACGTGTGACTTCAACTCAGCCAGCAGCAGTGGCCACTCAACGGAAACGAGTACGCAAAAAGAAGTCTCTAATATTGTTCTATTTGGCGACCATTATCGGACACTTTGATGTCAGATACAAGATGCATGACATGAAACGTGGACGAGTGACAACGCCTTTACATAAAAGAAAGAAAGCAAAAGAACCCCTAAACACGAATGGAATCTAATTGTACGTTGCAACGGAGCTAATTAGAGCCATACTTAAATGTTAAGGTAACGCTGGTTCATGTTTTATGCAGCGTGAGTTACGCAATGACTGCAAAAAGTTACGCAATGACTGCAAAAGGACGCGTTATTGATCTCTGTCTTCCTTTGGGGAACGAGAATCTTAGATTGAATGGATGAGGAATGTGGGATGGGGATGGGGAGTGGGGGAAGGGACGATAAGCAGAATCAAGGTATTCGTAGATGATTTGATTGATTTGAgttaatatcattggaaggatgaaACTCATAGTTTGGTGAACAGAaatctatttcaatatttaaaTTAAATGAGATCAGACTGTGAGAAAGGTAATGGCTATGATTGCCTTTCCTTGTAAAGCGTcgaaataatcattatcatcactattcaGAATCAGGAAAAATCTATATGAAACAAGGATAGACCACTCTCGTGTACGCAAGATAGTGTCAAAGATTTACTATAAAATAGAATTAATGACGAACAGAAAATAACGACGAACTAAACAATAACAGATcgataataaacataaaataattacGAACTAAACAATAACAGATCGAAATAAGGATAGACCACTCTCGTATACGCAAGATAGTGTCAAAGATTTactataaaatataattaatgacgAACAGAAAATAAAGACGAACTAAACAATAACAGATCGATAAAACGCTATGACGATATTACATcatgaagataataaaaatattgatacgACAGTACCACGTATTTTAAATGCTTGTACAGCACCATTCCATTAACAAAAACTTTTTCCTACTCAACAAAAACAAGTTTTGTTGTTTATAAACAATTCTTTATTTCGTAAAACAAATGACGCTGGTAAACCAAGCATTTCAATTCAATAAAACAAAGCCCAGCAGTGTATAATGAGAATGAAGGGAGTGAGTGACCTATCCACGTGGCATAGCGTGTTGTGGAAGCTGAATATCACTAACTGGCAACTGACGACCTTAAATCTACCCTTGTGTCATTAATGCTGAGAATATAATGTCACCCTAAGTGTAGTTATTTGTAGTATATTGTCATCCGTCCCTTACCTCCTTTTCTAAAACTATTATTCAAAAGGGATTACTTATATTATGATTCCTGATTATCACGTAATTAATACACTTGGGTTTCATAACAATTACAGTAGGTATGTATTTAGAGCTTCCCCCTcttaattgcagtgcagtaacggACATTACAGAATATCCTCCTTAAGAACAATTATTTACAAGGCATCATCATTTTGCACGAAGCACATAAGTCAACTTAAACCCCCTATGCCTGCAACATATGTTCGTTGTCAGACATTACGTTTAGTCATAACGCATTTGTATAATTAGCATATTATGATAGTTATGTAATTGTAATAtcttatacttaataaaaaaaaagcttccagGCTTAAAAATCATATTGTTCGCAATCATAAATAACAAAACAaactttgagataaaaaaaaaaacacctatgctCTAAGCAGGATTGCCAGGTTggtctttttcaggccaaaaaaccttcCAAGTTTGGCCTTATTTtcatgctagatacctaaatttggcctttttgaaattggttatccttaaatgctatattttcggcctttttctgctattaggttggccttttaaagctgcatttgatcagacgttggcctttcctcatttggaaaacctggcaaccctggctcTAAGAGCAACGTTCAAACAGGGAGAAAGCCTATCATTTGAACTGATACTCCGATTCGGCCTATTGAAACGTTCTCAACCACGCTAATGTTCCTATTTTCCCACAGACATCACAGAAGAGAAGAGGAGGAAGCTCAAGCCAAGCGTGACAGGAGAGCCAGGAAGGAGAAGGCGTATTCTGACTGGTTAGCAGCCCATCCTGACAGACCCCCTACCCGCACCTCCTACGCCTACACGGGCGGGAGAAAGGTCGCTTATTATGATCGTGACCGCCCTCCCTCGCCGTCTATGGTAAATGTTATGCCTTGGAGGTATAAATAATGGTTAAAGAAA from Palaemon carinicauda isolate YSFRI2023 chromosome 44, ASM3689809v2, whole genome shotgun sequence encodes:
- the LOC137634298 gene encoding coiled-coil domain-containing protein 34-like, whose protein sequence is MIDDFFDDDIIQDNKDADVRRFLSDDHAKTKELSDIINQTRKLALQGDIKEEKTEKENIYSESFESENEKESRSLSRSEMLEKGTEKESESVKKEVSPSGSSAQRSSDSTGAAGSTLDEHSEVSHTSTEQKTETEHRLSTQVSKSSTESRKGSTQLSRASTDSRHSTQVSRSGVFSESSADQNHKKSHDELTYIGETSHSFEPEDAVGLSRDSGDTDEKDDDGWIKWYVHKYALHAERKTEEREKKREIAKKEREEKERERIKKIENENKVKKWLQQKRAEEQKKCREKNREREKRERELEEEQKRKERGLERAKEAYEEWQQQKKEEEEEEKRRHHRREEEEAQAKRDRRARKEKAYSDWLAAHPDRPPTRTSYAYTGGRKVAYYDRDRPPSPSMVNVMPWRYK